The Pomacea canaliculata isolate SZHN2017 linkage group LG14, ASM307304v1, whole genome shotgun sequence genomic sequence TACCTCCTGCGGTACTGAGCTTTACTCCGCATCCCCGAGCCCACACTCGCATACCTCCGCCATCCCACACGCTGGTCTGAGCCAGTGTCATGGTGCATTCCCCGACCCCCGCGACTCCatctccaccacacacaccatctgGGCTCCAAATAGCTGTGGTCAGTGGTCATGTTTCATAGCTCCTGCCAGTTGACTAGCCTACCTGTATAGGCAccggatatattttttaaaatcgtctttgtgtttgtatgtgtgagagggggagagatttgtatgtgtgagagagagagactatcaTTTGTGTGGAGAATTGATGCTGAAATTTGATCAGAAATCACGATAGAACTCAAATTCTGCATGTTTCTTCTTCTGCGCCGTGGAACATCGTGCGGGCTCCGCCTCCGTGTTCTTGAACCTGTGGCACTTGGCACGCGCCGCACGTCACTGCTGTCAGAGTGCAGGTGACCCCAAAACGCTACCCGCAGCTCGGTGGTGCCCCCCATTGACGCCAGCTGGACCTGCGGCCTCCACAGCCACACAACACTGCTGTAGAGAGGTTTCTGATCGTACTTACCATGTAAACCCACCCGATCATCAACACAAATACTCCAACTCACATTCGGTTGGGAAAACGACCGACGGTTTTGAGAGGGTCGGGGGTTGGTTGAAGGTTCCGACCTTGTGTTGTATGACGGACAATCCCagataaactgatttttttttccccccgaaACGAGGATCTAGTTTAATCCTTGATTGTGAGAAGTGTTTGGCAGTCATCTACCGACTTTTAACGATGTTACGTACTCGCCGCCCCTCGGGCCTCGCCAGGCTGAGAGACGTGTGTGTGGCTGCGAGTGAAGTCGGTTCTCACGCTGCCaggcgctgtgtgtgtgtggctcacCGGCCTCGTGGCTGCTATTCTGGGCCGTCGTCAGCAGCAAGGACCCACGCACGTGGCTGCCGGCCAATCGCGTGCCGCGTGTGAGGTCCGCACATGCGCACACGTCGCTGACGTAGGAAGAGGGGCGGGAATATCAACAGCGTACAGCGTtaacgactttttttttgtcacgCCTttcatatatatctatatacgtGCATGTTTTCCTCCACTTGTTACCGGCAGATAAACGTTCGGTCGTAGTAAACTCTCGACAAACGCCTCTCAGCTCTCGCCGACAGCAGACAAAAGAGTTTCGCTGTTGATGTCGCTCCCCCGACCTCGTGACAAGGTCCGTCTTGGTAGTGACGACGCCAGTGACTGGAAATGAGTAATGGTACTAGTCGGCTTGTTGTGAACAACTAGACCGTCATTACGTGAGTAAGTGGGGAGGGGGACACTCACGGGCTGCTGTGACAGCAACAACTCGTGTGAGATAAGGTTCGTACAGGTGCACCGACTACTGCTCACCTCAAGACGACGGAGTTGGGGAGGATGTCCACCCCCCAGCTGGAGTGTCGCGTTCTAGAACATGGAATTAAGCTGGGAATCAGGTGCCGCCAAGTCAAACCGCTGGGGGAGAGGACCAACTGCGATACCAGTCTAGGTAACTACCAGCACTTTCCTCGTTTTATTTCTGCTTCCGTCTTGTCGGGTGGGTTGCATCATACACGTTTGGCAAAGTGTTTGTCGACTAATCACTGTTCACCATCACATGTCGCACAACAGGATGGCCTCTCCTAACACTGGGAATTACCAGCCTTCCGCCTTCAGTTCTTTCCCCACTTAGCCACTCATTTCtgtcctctctccctctgtgtgtgtgaaagagagagacttgTTCTTCACTAGCGCCAGTGAATGAGTCTGGGCTGTCAAGGCTGTCACTGTGCCAGCCGCCGGTGGGTTGTGTAGTGGGTGTGCTGTGGTGTTTCCCCACTTAATTCACTGTTCCTCGTGCCCAGTGTAGCCTTGTTAGAGACGTCAGAGGCGCTCCACCCGAGTAACACAATGTCGGGTGGTGCACGCGGGGGTGTGAAAGGCCGCCCTTTGACAGGCGTCGTGCTCCTATTATCACAGGCGCCGCTGACATCAGTTCTCACATCAACATCTAAGGTGTGATATGGCGCTGCCTGGCACATTCCCCGCCCcctctcttccacacacacgtGTTCATTGTGTTGATGTTGGCCTGCATCCGCGGTAGTGACTGGAGGCGTCGTCATGTCCGTGCTCATTGCGTTTGTGGTCATCTGTCATCGTATCTATAGTCATTGTGTCTGTAGACATCTAGTCACGGAGCCTGTCGCGTCTTGTCATCACTTTGTACTCAATCTGCGGGGAGGGGTAAGATGATGGGGTTACGTACCTAGCGCTGAATGCCGATCTAGTGATTGGGGTAGGAGGGGATGCTATGTCAGTGACGGCGTCAACTGGTGAACTACCCAGTTAGtgatggagtgagtgaggggaGGAGGATGTAGACTACTGTCATAAAGACTTGGTGGGGGTGGGCGAGAAGTTTAGGTGGCGAGAGCAAGTTGCTGGCCACCTGCCAGAAGCAGTTGCTCCACGCGGGGATAAACTCCATCGACGTTATCGGGCCAACCTCGGCCATGAAGGTCGAGCGGCGAGTTGCATGTGGCCCGGCCCTCCACAGCGCCAGGGCACTGGGTCACTGGCAAGCGGCAGGCCGTGGACCACTGACCTGTCGCCACCTTGGACGAGATGACTTTTTATATTGGAGGACAGGAGTAGGGGAGTCAGCAGAAACACTACAAGAGAGCCAGCACCAGTGCAGAAAGGGCGGGGCGGGGAGGGGTGAGTTGGGCCAAGGGTCGGCGTCGGGTGATCTGATTGCGGCACAAGTGCGCATGGCACCCGATGACGTCAGGTGACCTGGTTAGGGTGAGGTCAGACGTAGACGTGATCGGCAATGTTTTTGTCGAGATGTTACACCACAGACCAGTGTGCACGCGGATCAGTTCTGTCTGAGATCAGAGGTCACAGATGACAACTCGGAGATTTGGAGGAGAAAGTGGAAATGTGGGGAGGggaatggaatttttaaaatacaccaTCAGACGCGAAGAcagtattaaataattttagtgTTTATATAAGGAAAAGGATGTGTGGCAAATCCGGCCTTGAAGGCTGTAACTTGTGTTTGAGCGATGGTGGCTGTCCGAGACGGGATGGGGGGTCTAGTGTGCATTTCAGCGCGTGCGGGTAGCTGAGTACAAAGATGACCTAGAAATCCTGATGGCATCACCACTGCTGTACCATCTCCGCCCTTGGCAGTCGGTGCTGTCGGGCGCTTACGTCAGCAGACTGGAAATAATGCTTGGAGAAGACGACAGCGGCCACTGTATTGACAAGAGCCAGAGAAGCGACGTCAGCGAAAAGGCGTCAGATGCGGAGCCGGCTTCAGCGCACGTTCGTCACGTGGGCACCTGCAGCCACCCTGATACCCAACCCCCTCCCCCTGCTTTCCCAAACGGCGGGCGTGACGCAAGCTGTGTGTCGGAATGAAGTGCTAATCGATGTGGGGAGCGACAACGGCGTGCGCCGCTCCAGTGCGGTGCCAGATCAACACTTGCGTCACACTTGCAGTCGCCAGAGACATCGCACGCACCTCCAGCAACTACCACTGCAGACTGGGgaatggtgtgtgtggggtggggtgggggaatcAACTATGCCGGCTGCCTTTGTCGTCTGGCCATTTACCCGCAGGACAGGGGTGGGGGAACTGTACTGAAGGACGTGTCTCTCTGGTCGGCACTATTTAGCTGCTAGCTTCACTGCTCAGTAACACCAAGTCACCTAATGTCTTGCTCATCTTATTTCCTTTCAATTCTCTACGCTCTCCATATTCTGATGCCAGTAACATCAATTGTATCAAGGATTTAGACAAATATTGTCCTTTATACACAGGATTTCATCTTCTTGGATTCATTTCTGAAGAATCTTTTAGAACTGAAGTAGTGTTGGCCAATAGCTGTGTGCTACTTGATGTTGTCCCTGCGGTCAGAACTTGTTTTCCCTGTTAGTATTCTCTTTGGataaggaatttttttcccacaaaagGTATTTCTTAAccaaatgtcaaatgtttgaTAAGTTGTGTGTGAAGATTATAGAATATCAGTTTGGGGCAAATATTTGGGACATTACAGCTTTTTGTGAACATAATAATAAGATCTAGCAAACTCCAACTCTGTCAATATGATGGGACTTGGGACCTTCAGAGCTTTGATGTTGCCACACTTTACATGGTTAAGATCATCCTTTAGGAGTGTTCTTGCCAGATTAATCAACCCAGGGTGCTGACAAGCCAGATGCAGTCTTAAATGCCACTAATAGACTGTCATCTTTCATCGGTGCACAGAGCACTGTCATCTGCATACACATGTGTACTGCCTTGGGCTGTCATACACTGAAAACAATCCATGTCAGAGGGGCACACAGACCCCTGTGAATGCCATGTAGCTCTGTCCACtacacatagactgacagagtTGTGGCCTCAGGTAGTCACGCTGGAAGAGAAACCATGAGGCACTGGCCTGTTCTTTTAAAATACCAGAAAATCTTTCTGACAGGAATGATCTCTGGAACCTGAAAAGCATGCTGAAAAGTAGGCAGTGAGCAGAGGCTGGACTGCTGCGTACAGCCATGATCAACAAGAAGAAAGGTCATGTTTTCTTCCAGGGTACTTTGTTACGTGTGCTGTGCCATCAGAACCTTCAGAGTGTTGTTACAAGCAGCACCAACACCAGCTTCCTCCTACAGCTTATCTGCATCTccatgcaagtgtgtgtgcatgcgcaccTGGGGAAGAGGGTGCTTTTTGTTTAGAAGTTTTTGAAAATCTCCGGCAGAGCCTGCATCATCAAACCTCTCATTACAGTAGGAGAGAGATTACTACTATCTGTAGTCTAATAGTCATTCAGTCACAGTACTGCAGAAGGTCTAGTGAATGTGGGTGAAAAATGTGGCGACATAAAGATGAGGACACTGAAAGAGCTTTTTAAGGTTTTCTTATACCTGAATCTAATGAACCTTCTCACCCCCAATGTGTCACTAGGTTGGCTGTACCACAACAGTGCAAAGGTCAAAGGGAAGGGTGAGCACGAGCAGCGAGCCATTCACTGTCTGACCAAGTCAGTGGAGCTCGACACCAACAACGGCCAGACATGGTACATGCTAGGCAGGTGAGTTGTACTAGCTTATGGTAAGCTTTCTGTATATCAATCAAAGTTTGAGATACTTGAACCTGCTGTACATATAGTTAATACATGTATGAAAAACACGACCACCATCACCATAGAGCTGTGGGCAGGAGGAAGGAAACTCACTGTTTTTGATGGATAAGCAGGTTGGGGGATGATACTCTCAAAAGAGAGTTTGATTCTGTTACACAGACTAACAAGAAATAGCAGGGCAGCTGATGTTGACCAGTTGAACTTGTGtgcctttaatatttttaaatggaaaaagcTTCGTGATAAAATTGTGGACATAGAAAATTAGATATGCAATAATTCACTTTTAGAACATTTTATACTGCACAAGGCATTTGAAAACATCCCCAAACAATTTTGAAGGTTGAAAAGAAGGGAAATAATGCATGAACGATAGACAAGTGTAGCTGTACTATGACTAATGAGTGAAGAGACTAGTGTGAGTATAGCTGTACTGTGACTAGCGAGTGGTAACTATGAGGTGTTTTGCTCTTAAACAGGTGCTACTCTAGTCAAGGCAAAGTACACGATGCCTTTGTATCATACCGTCAGTCTATTGACAAGTCTGAGGCTAATGCTGATACCTGGTGCTCCATAGGGTCAGTGAGacatctttcactttttgtgtgtgtgtgttgatgtggaGTGGGCAGTGGTGGAGGTAATACTAAGAAAATAGTTGCTATGCAGTATATGTGtttgtggtcttttttttttgggtggggggggggggagtgatCAACATATTGATACCCATTGGTTCATTGACATAAAGTCAatcaaaatgcagaaaaaggttcagattaaaaaataatcatttttcatttgtcagCAATGTATGTACAATAATCTGTACATTGATTGTATTAGACTTGCTGTTGTAGATAAGTACAATGAACAGCAGTATGTGCAAAGGATCCTCACTGTCTTTCTACAGAGTGCTGTATCAGCAGCAGAATCAGCCTATGGATGCGCTGCAGGCCTACATCTGCGCTGTGCAGCTGGACAAGAGCCACACAGCCGCATGGACTGACCTGGCTATCCTGTACGAGTCCTGTGACCAGCCCAGTGATGCCTTGGCCTGCTACCTCCATGCTACACATAACAAGGACGATGTGAATGCCAATGTAGCAGCCAAGATCAAGTTCCTTCAGCAGAACCTCAACAACATCCCCATGCAGAACCTTCACAACAAGTGAGTCTTCCTAAGTGTTTGACCTAATAAAGTCTTCCTCTAGATGTTACCTTGAGGAGAAGCATTTAAATGTTCTCAGTTTCGTTAAACTAATTAAGTATTTTGGActgtattttgttgtatatCATGCACACAATAATCAGAAAAAACATCTTGAAAAGTACACCTTGAAATTTTAGtaaatttagtttatttacCTCTGCCAGTACAGaaaaaactgtgaaaatgtgttGTTTGGGcttaatgtttcattttaaagggGTCCTTTAATAATCCCGGAGCCGCTGTTTCTGAAATCCTAGAAAgtcaaagaaggaagaagagacaAACTGCgaaaaactaaattaatttgtttgaaTATTACAGGCCAAGAACACTACCCAGCATAGAAGAGGCCTGGCGTCTGCCCATTCCTGCTGAACTTACATCACGGCAAAACACAAGTGCTCCAGCACAGGTACAGTACAGCTTGATGTTTTTTCTTGAATCTCAGTAAGATCTTTTCTCTGCGTACCCTCTTTACTTTGCTCTGTGCTCTTCTAGCTAGCATTGATGTGAGCCTTTGAGTAGCTTCTCTGTCAAAGAGAGAGCTGAGTTTCCAGAAGATTAGCTAGTTGAAATAAAATTGCGTGTGTCTCTAGTAAACTCAGTAACAGTTTCACAAGTACTATCGAGGCAGTGAGAAGTGTCAGCACTAGTGACAAGATAAACATTAAGTTGGCACAAGTTAACAGGGGTTAGTGATATAAGTGAAATAAGAGGCTGCTTAGATAATTTTCCATGTATTGTGTGAAAAGTGCACATTTTAATCTTCTCACCTGAGATGGAGTCAATAAGCAGTTGCAAAGAGCAGAGCTCAGCTGACCTGTTTTACCAGATGTCATATGTGACATTCTATAAGATTGTAGATTGGCAGGACACAGTCATTTGTCAACATTCTGTTCATTTAAAGACCTACCAATTGGTGAcatgctttcttaaagaaaaaatagtaGTTGCGATTGTATGACAGCTTTGGTGATGTTTTCAGAAtggcagcagcagtagcagtatCTCAGTGCCAGGGTCTATCGGGCAGTCAGGGACAGGCTCACTCTTCACAGAGACTTCTCCCTCAGAGCCAAAGAAGAAAATTCGCAAACGAGTAAGCTGTGTTTCACGTGGAGAAGCAAGAGAGAAGAGCATGTTGGGGGTGACAGTGCAAGAAAGTGCATGAATAAACACACCTGACCATACTGAAATGTTTCTTACCTGTTTCACAGGCATCTGGTAAAGAATCGACAGAGGTGTTGACACTGCCACCCCAGCAGGCACCAGCACCTCAGTCCCTGACACCTCAGCAAATGCAACTTCTCCAATACTTGCTGTCCAACAAAGTGAGTTTCTTGACAAAGTACACCTTGAAATTTCAGCAAATTTATTTGCTTGTGCCAGTACCTCCAAAGACCAGTCTTTTGACAGCTAGGACATACAGTATTGCAACACTGTAATATGGTCACTGTAGTCATAGTCACAGCATCATTGATAAGCCATGCTTGTTGCCATAATTGGAAAGATAAAAGTCAGTAAAAGTCTCCTGGCTGCTGTAACCATTGGCATCTTAAGTTTCACTTACCTGAAACTTGCAGGCAAACCTcaaccagcagcaacagcagttgCTGCGCCAGTTGCAGCAGCAGTTTGCAGTGTAtcagcaacacacacagagacagcaacagcagcagcaggtatGTTTCATTTGTCTCAAGTGATGGTTGGTCAGAACTGtgagttgaatttttttttcaaactgttataAATTTGTGAATTATAAGACAATGGCTTTCTTTGTTGTGATTCACATGTAATGTACCACTTTATTAATAGAAGTGTATATATACCAAATGCTTTTGCAAATCTTCTGTTTCTACAAGACTTGAACAATTAAGACATACTTTGCTTCCTTTCTTGGTCTCAGTATTTAgaaattacttttctttatcttatcCTGTTATGTCAACATTGCAAGTTTAAGGTCCTATACTATTGGCATTGCAAGTTAAGGTCCTGGCCAGATCTTCTGTTGCCAtagtctttcttccttttcactATTCTTTCATTGCTCCACACTTTATCTTCATGTAGTAGATTCTGAtttctgttgctttttatttgtagaaatcatttttaataaGCTTATTTGTTACGTGTGGTATGTAGGGAGGAAGTCTGCCATCTGCACCACATTCTCAGTCTTCAGTTACTTCTGTTAACCAAGGTAGGCTGCACCTCATTGGTCAGACAGAACAAGATAAATGTttgcatacatgtgtgtatttgaaagagagagaggtctgTGCGTGTACACACCTGTCTGCTGATGCATTGGTAGCTTTTATTAACATACATTTCTCTTCAATCATTTAAGTGCTTTGAGGTTAGGTATTaatatgtttctgttttaatgtttgcataCATTTATAATTACGATGATTCAGCAGTCAGGTTTCCTTGTTCTAATGCAGGTATCGGCCACTCATCAGACGTACCTGCAGTCAGAGGACAACCTGCACCGCACTCACAAGCCAGCAGTGTGAGTGGCACCTACCCCCACCACATTCcaccagccaccaccaccactgcctcAGCTGCCAGTTATTACCCCCCTCCTCCAGCCTACTCAGGTAGCAATACATCATCAGCACTGGGAGGTAGTGAGGCTGCAGTGAAGCGTCCGTTTGTGGGTGGTGATGAACTGAGTGCCTACCTGGCACAGCATGAGGCTTACCTGGCTGAGGACATGCGCAGCCACATGCGCAGTCAGCTATGTACATGGGGGGCTGCATGCATGGGCCGAACAGCCACTGGTCAGCAGTGCAGTGGCGCCACTCCTATGAAGGTACCTAAACTTACTGTAGGTCAGGGAACACCCTCTTCCACTGCCTCTTCTTCATTACATTCCTCTTCCTCTGTTGCCTTGGCAACAGCTCATGGAACATCTCAGGTTTTGCCCTCTGCAATGGCTCACCATGCCAAAAGTGGCAGCACCTCATCGTCATCAAGTGTGGGCATTGGTGGCAGCAAATCTATGACTTTGTCCTCTGTGTGGCCAGATTCTGGCCCTACTCCTGTGTACACTGTGGCTAAAACACGAGAGTGCGGCCTTGTCTTGAAGCGCAGTCACATACCCCCTGTCTctgattcatcatcatcttcatcctcaaCACCCACAACCACTGGCCCTGTGGCATCCACTTCAACCTCAACTACATCTGCAGGTCCCTTGGACTGTGAGCTTGCTCACGAATGCAGCAGCAAACACCAAGAGGCCAAGGCAAAGCGACCAAGAGAACTCAGCATCAAAATGATGGCCCAGGAGATTCTGGATGCATCAAAAGGACTTGGTAAGCTTATTTGCATTAGCCTGTCTTCAGATCGCATGTGGAAGGCTTTTTTTAAGACCTCATCTTTTGAAATTTAGTCTCAACAAAAGATTTATCATTTTAAACAAGGTCAgttgtttaaatttctttcataTGCATTAACACTGATATACTTTGCTATTAtaggagaggaaaaaatattaaccacTGTTTTCTGTGTAAAAATGGAGAATCACACAGCAATTCTAAATCCTTTgtcaataactttttttttcctgtactGTGAGGCAGAAGTCAAAgatcatgatttaaaaaattgatgtgaTTTTTTGTTTAAGGTCTTCTGCACAAAAATaccatcagcatgttggggGATAACCTTCCACCACCTTTTCCTCCAAGTCCACCACATCCACCCTTATCTAAAGATAGCCTCAATCCCCCTACTCCCAGTGTTTATGTAAGTATTTAGCTTCATACTGCACTCTGCTATCCCTTCTGAATCCTCCTGACTATAGACCCCTAGTCTATAGTGAGGGACAATCTTTTTTATTCACTAGCCTAGGTGGCCTTACAGCTCAGCAACGATATGTAAAAATGGTGGTAGTTGAGGGCTGCTAACAATCCTATCAGCAatctaaatattatttaagcCTTATCTATGGTTGTGCATATGACAGCAGCCATGGTAGTGAGAGgcttcttttatttatactgctataatagatataaaaataaacaaacatggtaCTCTATATAAGGATATATATTGTGTGGCCCAGGGACTTAAATTTAGTTTACAGAGCATTGTGTAAAGATCATTTAAGGTGTCTAAAAGTAagttgttttattaattttgtgtgtgtgtgtggtttagcTGGAGAGCAAGAAAGATGCATTTTCTGCTGAACTTCAGCAGTTCTGCCACTCGCAGCCTGTTGTTGTTATTCGGGGCATGGCCGCAGCTCTCAAGCTAGGTAAGCCATTCATCCTGTGCCTGCTTGCAGTCAGTTTACTTGTCAGTAGTAATCTTTCTGGAAAGTaaatggttaaaaaataaaacaatgaacatAATGTTTGAACAACTACAGGatgtttatttcaaattgtGGAAAAGGAAAAGTTTCACAGAAATTTTCAGAATTTATAAACAATGGCTTGATATAATATTGATGctggtgtttgtttatttgccaaTTCTCTGGTATAGATGAACGGGAAATATGTAGGCTAAAGCTATGACACTATTGTTAACTTTGTGTGCACTCAAAAAGTCATCTGTTGACTATAATATAGAAACAGAGATGAAAGCTAAAAATAACACTCCAGTGATCATACACTGATCCCAACGCAGAATCAGCTAAAATTAACACTTTGATGTTTCAGACCTTGGCCTCTTTTCTACAAAAACTTTGGTGGAGGCCAACCCTGATCATGAAGTGGAGGTCAGGACACAGgtaaggaatgaaaaaaaaatggaaaatttatGTTTACCAGAATGTTTCATTGTTGTACAAAATGAGATGCATTAATTACTAGTTTCTTGAATTggagtttcattttttttttcttatggtTTTTCAGAAACAGCAGGCACCAGACGAAAACCTTGACAACAATGGCCGTCCACAGTGGCCATGTTTTAGTAGTCGTGGAAAAAGTTCCGTTACCAGATATGCTCAGTATCAAGCCACATCTTTTCAAGAGAGTCTTAAGGTATGCTATTGTGGATACTGGACTACCTCCCTGTTACATCAGTTCGGCCACTTACTAAAGTTGCAactaaagaaagtaattttcCCTGATATGTATCTTAGtcagtttttgtaaaatataagttACCAGAAACAGTACAACTGTTGGTTACACAGCTCCTGAAAATATAAActtctgtgaaaaatatttctgcaaaattGACATGGAAGACATAAAAATTTCTCTTGTAAcgtaacttttctttttgtaaaacacttagATTTCAGTTCTTGGCATCAATAAACATTGTAGGGACAATCCATAGTCCAGAGAAGTAATAGATAAGCTTTGAATGCTTGATATGCTCTGAAATTATGTTGCACATAAGAACAGCATCATGCAGTGAGCCTGACACTGTAGAAACGAACTAGAGGAAAGAATCTGGTTTTCACCTCTATACATATGTGCAGGAGGAACAGGAGAAAGCCAGGGGCAATCAGAAGCCTGAGAAAGAGTCTGACAGCGATTCCAA encodes the following:
- the LOC112554796 gene encoding lysine-specific demethylase 6A-like isoform X2 → MCAEFLVTAKTNRRLTEQSSTVLPRSIQLFQQLLYQDRLFQCSNEVHARLGLMFKILKNFDASLKHFKLCLADSSDCSLSPDETHLNIAHLFEVQGKIKVAKEAYEKFLVRDNLPAALKAVALRQLGWLYHNSAKVKGKGEHEQRAIHCLTKSVELDTNNGQTWYMLGRCYSSQGKVHDAFVSYRQSIDKSEANADTWCSIGVLYQQQNQPMDALQAYICAVQLDKSHTAAWTDLAILYESCDQPSDALACYLHATHNKDDVNANVAAKIKFLQQNLNNIPMQNLHNKPRTLPSIEEAWRLPIPAELTSRQNTSAPAQNGSSSSSISVPGSIGQSGTGSLFTETSPSEPKKKIRKRASGKESTEVLTLPPQQAPAPQSLTPQQMQLLQYLLSNKANLNQQQQQLLRQLQQQFAVYQQHTQRQQQQQQGGSLPSAPHSQSSVTSVNQGIGHSSDVPAVRGQPAPHSQASSVSGTYPHHIPPATTTTASAASYYPPPPAYSGSNTSSALGGSEAAVKRPFVGGDELSAYLAQHEAYLAEDMRSHMRSQLCTWGAACMGRTATGQQCSGATPMKVPKLTVGQGTPSSTASSSLHSSSSVALATAHGTSQVLPSAMAHHAKSGSTSSSSSVGIGGSKSMTLSSVWPDSGPTPVYTVAKTRECGLVLKRSHIPPVSDSSSSSSSTPTTTGPVASTSTSTTSAGPLDCELAHECSSKHQEAKAKRPRELSIKMMAQEILDASKGLGLLHKNTISMLGDNLPPPFPPSPPHPPLSKDSLNPPTPSVYLESKKDAFSAELQQFCHSQPVVVIRGMAAALKLDLGLFSTKTLVEANPDHEVEVRTQKQQAPDENLDNNGRPQWPCFSSRGKSSVTRYAQYQATSFQESLKEEQEKARGNQKPEKESDSDSNSSNTSKRKKPKMIRFGTNVDLSDNDRWKNQLAELTKLPAFTRVVSGSNMLSHVGHKILGMNTVQLYMKVPGSRTPGHQENNNFCSVNINIGPGDCEWFAVPDAYWGIIDNLCEKNGVDYLTGSWWPVLEDLYEHNVPVYRFIQKPGDLVWIGAGTVHWVQAIGWCNNIAWNVGPLTYNQYKLAIERYEWNKLKVYKSIVPMVHLSWNIARNIRISDSMLYDQIKFVLMRSLRQIRMTLDLVEDLGKEIKFQGRVENEDAYYCEDCEMETFCLMFLKRKDEQFLVFCQNCALKMSGKLDNFIVLMQYKLSELIDLYDNFIMYQPQPHSYLLSS